From the Patescibacteria group bacterium genome, the window AAAGACTCTGGATTTGCGACCCTAAATAGCGAATCCAGCGGATACAAAACGAAGGTTTGGGATCGCTTTCAGGTTCTATACAAAGGGTGCTCCTCCAATGACGCTACCAATCTACCGACAACTATCTCCTCCTTTGACACTTCATTTATGAACGCAGAGCCGCTGAAGAGTTGGCTGAAGAATCGACCCAAGATTAACACACAGAGTCAGACCGCCACAGGCATTACTCTCCACTGGACGGGAAGCTGGGACAAGAATGTGACAGCAGAGCAGGCAGTCAGTAAGTTGATAACCGGTTGGTACAATCGTGATACGGAGACAGACGGCACGAAGTCTTCGGTATTTAACCATCTGGTGATTGATCCGGCTGGCAAGGTTTGGCAGCTTATCCCGCTAGATGTAAGACAAGCTGGTTCGGGCAAGGGAACAGTAAATAATATTAGCGCCAATGACTTCACTATCGGCATTGAGATAGCAGGCACGGGGCCGGCAGATGTGGGGCCCGACACTGCCGCCTACAACGCAGCCCTTACTACTGTCGAAAAACTGTTATCCGAGATTCCAACCATCAAGAACGACAGAGGCAATGACCTTAATTTCAAGGCTAAGTCTGGAATATTCGGTCACTTCCAAACCGCAACTGCGACAAGCACGAGCACAGTTGGCTGTTCAAGCGCCAAGGATGACCCTGGGCTGGCCTTCATGAAGGAACTTTGGGATGACCTCAAGATTTGGCAGGGGCTCCGGACAAATGGCAACGGTTGTTATTTCGAAAATGGAAAAAAGAAATATTACCCACCAAGATAAGTTCATATTTCGATGATTTTAGGGTAAAATTATAGTAGAGAATTCTTAGTTAGTAGTTATTAATTTTTATTCAATTTTTAATTTATAATGTCAAACCCCGACATCTTAAATCTGGAAGAAAGAACCGCAAAATTTGGTGAGGCGATAATACATTTATGCCAAGAATCAAAGGTAACAATTATTACCGAGCCAATTATACGACAGATAATACGTTCAGCCACGAGTATCGGTGCAAATTACATGGAGGCGAATGGGGCCTGCTCAAAGAGTGATTTTAGAAATAAAATCTTTATCTGCAAGAAAGAGACAATGGAGACAAAACACTGGCTGAGAATGCTATCGTCAGCTTTACCAGACAAATCCGATGAATTGCGAGAGTTATGGAAAGAAGCGCAGGAGTTAACTTTGATATTTTCTAAAATTGCCGGGTCCTTAAAATCTAAAAATTAATAATTGATTAAAAAATAGAAATTAATAAATAAGAATTAATTTGAATCTAGAACTGAAAAAAATTGCCTTGTCCCTCTATGTCACGATATTTATTGTTGTTTTGGCCATTTTGGGTGCGATCTGGTATTTTACTCGCTCTTTCGCCACGATCAAGGTCTTCCCTGTGGTGGCGACCGTGCGGATAGACGGCAAAATCTACAAAACTCAAAACGGCACAATCAAGACAATCCTTGAGCCTGGCGTTCATGAAGTTGTAGTTGAGGCGCCCGACAGTATCGGCACCAGCCAAAAGGTAGATCTGGGCCGAGGATCGAACAAAGAAGTCAGCGTTGCACTGGCCGAGATGCCCAAACCGATCAAAATCGCCTCTGACGCCAAGATGACTTCTCGCGGTAATGACTTCAATAGCTTCTACTATCTTGGTGAGAATAGCCGAACACTTTTCCGAGTCAAACTCGGAATCGATGACAAGACAGGAGAGATCAAGACGCTAGAACATCGCTCTATCACCGATCCGAAACTATCGAGCAACAAGGAGATTGCCTGGTCACCCTCGGGGCAGCTGGCTCTCTTTCGCAAGAACAACAATGACATCAACCTCTTTGACTTTGCCAAATATGACTTTGTGAATCAGACCGAGAGGCTCTGGGGCAAGAATATCGGCAGCATGGCCTGGGCACCAGATGATTCCGAAATCGCTTACTACTACAATCCTGGCACAGGAGAAGAGTCGCTCATCCTTTCAAAC encodes:
- a CDS encoding four helix bundle protein; this translates as MSNPDILNLEERTAKFGEAIIHLCQESKVTIITEPIIRQIIRSATSIGANYMEANGACSKSDFRNKIFICKKETMETKHWLRMLSSALPDKSDELRELWKEAQELTLIFSKIAGSLKSKN
- a CDS encoding N-acetylmuramoyl-L-alanine amidase, with product MPDLDVSKVAGGFKIQKYLIPIGGFFVVMLFSVIGFSFFGIMRDNRIPEVTPMTSISGASVTCQDWGAGTKGAVNFQEDITYAANNSKIQPALLGAIFSAEHGGWPVSNWATDDYTTPNQTSGAMGPFQFMPGTWAEQCKKYNNDQVKKLGLAPIADCGPDTAKDFKSASKVSAYYLKYLAGRITKNSKTAEKADIQGIAVSYNGGPGTYDDWKDSGFATLNSESSGYKTKVWDRFQVLYKGCSSNDATNLPTTISSFDTSFMNAEPLKSWLKNRPKINTQSQTATGITLHWTGSWDKNVTAEQAVSKLITGWYNRDTETDGTKSSVFNHLVIDPAGKVWQLIPLDVRQAGSGKGTVNNISANDFTIGIEIAGTGPADVGPDTAAYNAALTTVEKLLSEIPTIKNDRGNDLNFKAKSGIFGHFQTATATSTSTVGCSSAKDDPGLAFMKELWDDLKIWQGLRTNGNGCYFENGKKKYYPPR